In a genomic window of Pseudoglutamicibacter albus:
- the nusG gene encoding transcription termination/antitermination protein NusG: MSEQELEANESEPRTEVDSTVDASVDVAQDADSDAAAETDELTELRRKFRSKLRRQPGHWYVIHSYAGYENRVKLNLETRIQTLNMEDYIYEIQVPMEEAVVVKNTVSKKVRRVRIPGYVLVRMDLTDESWGAVRHTPGVTGFVGNAYDPTPLSLDEVYSMLEHTIEVEAEAEETGKEAKVPVTEVKADFEVGEAVIVNDGPFESMPATISEVKLETRQLVVLVSIFERETPVTLQFNQVTKVN, from the coding sequence GTGTCCGAGCAGGAACTGGAAGCTAACGAGTCAGAGCCACGCACCGAGGTTGACTCGACCGTCGACGCCTCCGTCGACGTTGCCCAGGATGCGGACAGCGATGCTGCAGCCGAAACCGATGAGCTCACCGAACTGCGTCGCAAGTTCCGTTCGAAACTACGTCGGCAACCGGGCCACTGGTACGTCATCCACTCGTACGCAGGCTACGAGAACCGCGTGAAACTCAACCTGGAAACCCGTATTCAGACCCTGAATATGGAGGACTACATCTACGAGATCCAGGTTCCAATGGAAGAAGCCGTTGTCGTGAAGAACACGGTTTCTAAAAAAGTTCGTCGCGTCCGCATCCCGGGCTATGTGTTGGTCCGCATGGACTTGACGGATGAATCCTGGGGTGCTGTACGCCACACCCCAGGCGTGACCGGCTTTGTCGGAAACGCATATGACCCAACCCCGTTGAGCCTTGACGAGGTGTACTCGATGCTCGAGCACACCATCGAGGTTGAAGCGGAAGCTGAAGAGACCGGTAAAGAAGCGAAGGTTCCTGTCACCGAGGTCAAGGCAGACTTCGAGGTTGGCGAGGCCGTCATCGTCAACGACGGCCCATTCGAATCGATGCCAGCAACCATCTCCGAGGTCAAGCTCGAAACCCGCCAGCTCGTGGTCCTGGTTTCCATTTTCGAGCGCGAAACCCCGGTCACGCTGCAGTTCAACCAGGTCACCAAAGTCAACTAG
- the secE gene encoding preprotein translocase subunit SecE → MTETTAQRKKRGFFGAISLFFAQVIQELRKVVSPTRKELVNYWFVVLMFVVIVMIMVGLLDFVFGKVAVWSFTR, encoded by the coding sequence GTGACGGAAACCACGGCACAACGCAAGAAGCGCGGCTTCTTCGGTGCGATCTCTCTGTTCTTTGCCCAGGTAATCCAGGAACTGCGCAAGGTTGTTTCACCAACCCGCAAGGAACTGGTGAACTACTGGTTTGTTGTACTCATGTTCGTTGTCATCGTCATGATCATGGTGGGTCTGCTGGATTTCGTGTTCGGTAAGGTCGCCGTCTGGTCGTTTACCCGATAA
- the rplK gene encoding 50S ribosomal protein L11 gives MAPKKKVTGLIKLQIQAGQANPAPPIGPALAQHRVNIMEFCKAYNAETESQRGNVIPVEITVFEDGSFTFITKTPPASQLIKKAAGVAKGSGVPHTDKVGKLTKDQVKEIAEYKMKDLNANDVDAASKIIAGTARSMGIEVEK, from the coding sequence ATGGCTCCGAAGAAAAAGGTCACTGGCCTGATCAAACTCCAGATTCAGGCAGGTCAGGCAAACCCGGCCCCACCAATCGGCCCGGCACTTGCCCAGCACCGTGTCAACATCATGGAGTTCTGCAAGGCTTACAACGCTGAGACCGAATCCCAGCGCGGTAACGTCATCCCAGTAGAGATCACGGTTTTTGAAGATGGCTCGTTCACCTTCATCACCAAGACTCCACCAGCGTCCCAGCTGATCAAGAAGGCAGCTGGCGTTGCTAAGGGCTCCGGCGTTCCACACACTGACAAGGTGGGTAAGCTCACCAAGGATCAGGTCAAGGAAATCGCTGAATACAAGATGAAGGACCTCAACGCTAACGACGTTGACGCTGCGTCCAAGATCATCGCAGGCACCGCCCGTTCGATGGGTATCGAGGTCGAGAAGTAA
- the rplA gene encoding 50S ribosomal protein L1 translates to MAKRSKAYLEAAAKIEDGKLYQPKEALALIKETTSASKGNATVEAVFRLSVDPRKADQMVRGTVNLPHGTGKTARVVVFAAGPNADAAREAGADFVGSDDLMEKIQGGWTDFDAAVATPDMMGKVGRLGKILGPRNLMPNPKTGTVTMDVAKAVGDIKGGKIDFRVDKHSNLHFIVGKASFDQNALEENFKAAVEEINRLKPSASKGRYIKKATLATTFGPGVPLDPATVTVRS, encoded by the coding sequence ATGGCAAAGCGCAGCAAAGCATATTTGGAAGCAGCCGCCAAGATTGAAGACGGCAAGCTCTACCAGCCGAAAGAGGCTCTGGCTCTGATCAAGGAGACCACGAGCGCTTCGAAGGGTAACGCAACCGTTGAGGCTGTATTCCGCCTTTCGGTTGACCCTCGTAAGGCTGACCAGATGGTTCGCGGCACCGTGAACCTCCCACACGGCACCGGTAAGACCGCCCGCGTAGTGGTCTTCGCTGCTGGTCCGAACGCTGACGCAGCTCGTGAAGCTGGCGCAGACTTCGTTGGTTCCGATGACCTCATGGAGAAGATCCAGGGCGGTTGGACCGACTTCGACGCCGCAGTAGCCACCCCAGACATGATGGGTAAGGTCGGCCGCCTCGGTAAGATCCTCGGCCCGCGTAACCTCATGCCAAACCCTAAGACTGGCACCGTCACCATGGACGTTGCTAAGGCTGTTGGTGACATCAAGGGCGGTAAGATCGACTTCCGCGTTGATAAGCACTCCAACCTCCACTTCATCGTTGGTAAGGCTTCCTTCGACCAGAACGCTCTGGAAGAGAACTTCAAGGCTGCTGTTGAGGAAATCAACCGCCTGAAGCCATCCGCTTCCAAGGGCCGCTACATCAAGAAGGCCACCCTGGCTACGACCTTCGGTCCTGGCGTTCCACTGGACCCAGCAACCGTCACTGTCCGCAGCTAG